The segment TTTTTCTTGTCACGATTCCGATTTGTGAGGGAGTTGACTGGAAATGGAATGAGTGAATCCTCATCAGTTACTGATTTAAAGAACGGCCGTTCTCGCATAAAGAAACTTCGACGTGACTGAATATAGCACAATATTCGACCACTCTTATCATTGGACAACGACATTTGTAAGAATACAGCGACTACGATAAAACGAAATTGCTCTTGGACATCTTGTGACGGGATTCATTTGACCAAAATGTCTGTAAATATACGTTGCGCAACCACAGAAGACTTGCTAAACATACAACACTGCAATTTACAATGTCTACCTGAAAACTATcagatgaaatattatttataccaCGCTCTCTCTTGGCCACAACTGAGCTACGTGGCGGAGGATGAGAAAGGAAGAATAGTGGGATACGTGCTCGCCAAGATGGAGGAAGATTGCGAAGACAATCCCCACGGTCACATCACCAGTCTGGCTGTGAAACGCTCTCACAGAAGACTCGGCATCGCGCAGAAATTGATGAACCAGGCTTCCAGAGCGATGGTAGAATGTTTCGGAGCGAAGTACGTTTCGTTGCACGTGCGCAGGAGTAATCGCGCGGCTCTCAACTTGTACACAAGTAGCTTGCAGTTTGAAGTGTCGGAGGTGGAACCAAAGTATTATGCTGATGGCGAAGATGCTTACGCTATGAAACGTGATCTCACCAGCTTCCATCACGAGAAGGCTCTTCGGGACAGAGCGCACAAGGAGGGCAACGTTCACACGCACCTCGGCAGATGTTGCGGCGATCATTCGTAGCCCGTTCCTCGTCTGCTGCTGTCGAATTGGTACTGATTCTTGGATCACTCGCTTTGTACTATATCATGTGAACTTGAGAAATTCGTTGCATATTTTTGCtgaggaaaaaaattcaataaaaattattactagaACTAGTTGTGGATACTTAATCactttctgtaaaataaaagcttctGCTAATCAAAGCCCGACTTGGATACACtggtaatattttatatgcgacTGTATGAAAGCTACATATTTGTCAAGAGAGACATATTTGCACAATTGAGTAAGATTTGACCTTGGGATTGTTGTATCTTTCAACTTAGATTATATAAGTATTCGTATTGTGTTTCGTTTACActgtaatgtaattaaaacttagatatgtaatataaaaaaaaataaaggattCTCGAGAAAAGCTACCTACTTGATCTCGATTTATTTCATTGAGAGAGAGAAGCTTTATTGAATGATCGAAATCATGATGTACAAGTAACGCGCCAATGTGCAAAGTTAATTGTTGAGAGCCATCAAGcttattaaaaagtatgaaatatatagaaaaaaaatattttacagcaATGAAAATGGATTCAATTTATACAAGTTTTGCTTACATTTAAAGTCGAATCTACGAATATATTCATCTCGATATTTTCTTCTCCAAATACTTTGTTCTTTCTGTATACTTTGtcttagaaattatttttgacattgcacgatattcaaacaaatttacTCCACTATTGCGTCTCGGGTATATTATTCCGCTCATGTATACATACTCCATTTTTGTAATAggaataattatgtatatatatatatatatatatatgtataaatatgtcTATGTACAAATAAGATGTTCTTAAGGTAACATAATCAATTGTTTAGTTCGCAACGCATCTCAGCTCTGCACGAACGGCACGAAGGAATCTCTAATAATAAAACGCAGGAATTGTCCTCGCACGGCTATATCGAAAGCATGATTTAAGCGTCATTTATGATAAAACGAGTGTTTTCGATGTGTAGTAAATCTTCTAAAGATATCACGCGCGCCACATCGAGAGTTTTTCCTCGCCTTAGAATAATCCGCTCTCGATATGCAGcttgttttacaatttataataatacgaaATGTTATTATGTGTATACACATATAAGTCTACGAATGGTCGCGAGAATGGTATACGATGGTATACGCGAAAGGATCTTCCAGGTACAATGTACAAAACAGGGAAATCAGGGAAACGGCGAACTAACGTTCCGCATGAATATTCGTCGATCTGCGTTACAAAACGGAGAAACGAGTCCAAGTTAATGTTTATGACATGATATACCTGAATACATAGTAATAATAGTTCAACGCGGATGATAAGCACCTATCGATTCGactatcatataaatttctaaatatacagctctaaatattctataatatatgCAACTGCCTGccatatgtattatattacaaaaacgcTTCgtcgataaattataatacaggCCTCGTAAACGAGGTTCGTGTACGAACGCTTTTCTATACGCGATATGCTTAGATATATAatctctaaaaaataaaagtgtgtAAATAactatcgtaaaaataaatgttagaaattgCCCTAAAGAGTACATGATGTCTcatttctattacaataataataaattcattaagcaGTTCAGCAATCAATTCTTTAAGTGAAACGAAAGTcgaaagagataaaatttcataGAGTAGAAGGCATTCTACTAAATGCTCGTTAAGGCTGCAACAAAAAACGGCCGGTTACATCTTAATACACGGCTGGCGACATATATAATCGCGTTCACAGTCATACAATTATATGTTTTCATCGAGACGCAGCAAAAACTCCAATGGATAGAAAGTCGGAAAGTTTCGCATGTGTTGAGCGAGTCCTATAATCGGCAAGTTATTTTTAAGTACACTTTCGCATGTAGAGAATGCCATCGGAACGAGTGCGCCGCGAAATAGCGATTGGATCGTGCTCTTGGCCTCGACAAGTATACGCTCGAAAATAATCTAGCTTAGGATTTTAACGCGACGATATTGTCAGATCTACAGCTTAGAGtctattttaatgtaaaaaagacCGTTTCGATGGttgtaagtaattaaaaagtgCAATTCCACGATTCGTTTAAACGAACAATCGGGGATATGAAAAAGATTTGATCGAAAATGCATTTACGTTTCTCGGATATCTGTTTGTCCGCGCAAGTCTGCCGCAGGCGACTCGGGTGtccttaattttaataacatcatCGTTCGTTCGTTCTATGAGAAAGGCGTTGTCGGTCTCGTTGTGCGAGAAAATTCGCGAGTACATGTACTTATCGTGGTGGTTTCCGGCGAAAAACAGTTTAGAAATTCGATCCGCCGCTGGATTGCGGCTCACGTTGTGCGTTCGTGACTAATTCGCTGTTGTGGAAGAGCCTGGTAAAAAGGCCTGGGCGCCCGAAAAAGTCGTAACCCGGCGGTAAAAGCTTCGTATAAAATCCGTTTAAAGTagtctttcaaaaaaaccacTCGTAACAAGTAATTTGCCGTAAGGGTATCCCAAAAAGCGTACTCCcccctttccccccccccctccgcgGGGGAACTTACTATCGAATTTTTCTTGGTGTTCTCGATTGAACTGTAGAAACGGAAACGCGACTGTTCCTCAATCGGTATTCATATTGATCTTTCGCCTTTCGGGCGAAAGCAACGAGTTCTCTACGGAAAAACGGTTTAAATGCACCACCGACGTCGCCGATCGTCGATTTCGGAAATATCGAGTCGACTGTAAACCGCAGTTTAACTTATTCTTGTCTGTATTTCGCTTCTTGGAAGGGGAATCGGTTAAATTGAGATTCACAGCTGACCGATCGAAACCGgtttgaagagaaaaatatgaatacacGTTGTCTAGTTGCGTGTGTATTGTGCGCACGCGTGTATATTCTACTGTATACGTACATCTACGAAACTACTAACACGTTTAGCTGCATACGTCGCGTTGGCGCGCCGCCGAAATGGCGCTCCGCGACACGGCGGACAAACGCTGTCTGCCGAGTCGCCAATTCGCCCAAATCACTTCGGGAGTGCCTCACGCGTGCCAGCAAGCTACCACTTAgcttcattatattttattccacaCGTTCTACCTGAATGCCTAGTTGAAACGACATGGCTACATGATTCCTATGTAAgattacaaatgtttataattctTGAGTACGTTTACAAAGACACTTGCCTCAAGATTGTGGTTTTCTTCTCGTTTCTTACGATCTATTTACCGGAGCTTTGGCAGTAGTAGGTTTCTATTTTAGGCCACGGATTCTCTGTTTAGTGATAGCGCGAAGGGA is part of the Linepithema humile isolate Giens D197 chromosome 3, Lhum_UNIL_v1.0, whole genome shotgun sequence genome and harbors:
- the vnc gene encoding N-alpha-acetyltransferase 10, whose amino-acid sequence is MSVNIRCATTEDLLNIQHCNLQCLPENYQMKYYLYHALSWPQLSYVAEDEKGRIVGYVLAKMEEDCEDNPHGHITSLAVKRSHRRLGIAQKLMNQASRAMVECFGAKYVSLHVRRSNRAALNLYTSSLQFEVSEVEPKYYADGEDAYAMKRDLTSFHHEKALRDRAHKEGNVHTHLGRCCGDHS